The window CGAAGCTATCTCGCGTGGTTTGCATAGAGGAACTAATGCTGGCCTTTTTAACCGTATAGAAGAGATAACAGCTGCGGCTAGCCACGCTTTTGAACGTGAGTGGTGGCAAGAAAGTGTTACACACAGCGGAGAAGCTTTAACGCTATACCGCCAGTTATTTGGTTTGGGCAGTAATTTTGATTTAGCCATCACCTACATCGTACAAAGAGGCGATAGTTTATGGCGGATTGCCGCCCGCCCCGATGTTTACAATGACGCTCGGGCATGGGGGCGACTATGGGAAGCTAACCGTAATAGCCGATTACATTATACTAACAGCCCGCACCTTATTCACCCTGCTACAGAATTAGAAATACCTCGCTAGCTTTATAAATTTTTATTGATAGATAAACATTTTAAGCCTTCATCAATTTTGATGGGGGCTTTTCTTCGGTTTTTATCCGTACATTAGGCCCGGCACCTCTTACCTCCTTTTTAAACGGCATTCAATAAAATATTATGCGGTATTACATAGAAATATTTCTCACATCAAACATAATTTTGTTATAATACTTTCAACTCTTAAATATTGCATTTTATAGGTTGACAAGGGGTGATTTTAAGTATATAGTTTTTTAAAAAAGGAGGTAAAAATGCTTTCGGCAAAAGAAAAAGGTAAAGATATAACTAACACTTGCGAAGATAGTTTAACATCATCGGTATTTGATGGTTTATTACTGCTGCCCGATG is drawn from Spirochaetaceae bacterium and contains these coding sequences:
- a CDS encoding LysM peptidoglycan-binding domain-containing protein, translating into MFKKILLLAILISFSLPAIAQLQNPNQNNRANNPDYLRSLELRQRAIEALEAGEHARGLALIVEATSALQAAERFYDPTRGDALTKLICLTEVWQREAISRGLHRGTNAGLFNRIEEITAAASHAFEREWWQESVTHSGEALTLYRQLFGLGSNFDLAITYIVQRGDSLWRIAARPDVYNDARAWGRLWEANRNSRLHYTNSPHLIHPATELEIPR